In Candidatus Hydrogenedentota bacterium, the genomic window TTAGACCACAAAATGACGGCCCGGGTTTCAATTATGGTGAGATATCCGGGTTAAACCAGAGATAGTCATGGCCGGGGTTCAGCACGGCGTTCACCGCGTCATTCCCGGTCAGTTTCTGCTGGGTCGTGGCGTCCCAGAAAATGGCTGTCCCCGAATCAACATCCAGCGTCAGACTTCCATTATGGATGCCGTCGTTCGGGTTGTCGGGGGCGGCCAGCAGCACCTGGCTGAAATAGTCCTCGTGGGTGTACCAGGTCCCGGTATTGGGATTCATCACCCTGTCGCCGTTTGTGTCGCGCCAGGGGTCGCTCAACATGGGCATGCTCACGGCGCCCCCCAAATCGTAGAGGGCGGTGTGGCTGTTGTCACTGTACACGTTTTTGGGGATGCCCCGCCCGCCGTCGTTGGTGACCGAGTTGCCCGTCCACCCGTCGTTCACATAAACCCCGTCCATCATCTCCTTCAGCAGGTTGGCGGGGTTGTTTGGCTCTCCAATCTCGGAGTTTCCGGACATGCCGACGAGCCCGCGCCTCACACGCAGTCTGGCGCTCAGGGTCCGCACCTGCTTCCCGCCCACCAGCGTGGCGGACGGGTTCGGAACGCGGCTCCGAAGATAGCCGGGCATGCCCTCGTAGTTGTTGTGGATGAGGCTGGTGCCGCTGAGCTCCATGGAGGTGTCCAAGGAGGTGATAGCCGGGTTACCAAGGGCAATGTTGTTGCCCAGGAGATGGACCGAGCCGTAGATGCTGACGTTTCCGTTGATCAGCCCGCCGGCCTGGCCGTTCCCTGCGAAGATGGCGTTCTGCCAGACATTCACGTTTCCCGCGCGGTATACGGACTCAACACGGCGCTCGACGCCCTGAAACCTTGCCGCAGCGTGGATGCTGAACATGCCCTGCTCGAGGACGCTGTCCATCGCGCCGTCGCCGTTCGAATCGCGCCCGTCGTTGCCCCAGTTGACCACATAGCACATCAACTCGGCCCCGGGCAGGGAGGCCATGGAGGCCGGTTTCACAATCTCCGCGTCGAAGGGGGGCAGCACCAGGTTGTTTTTCGCGTCATAGACGGGGGTCCACCCCTGCAGCCCTATGATGCCGCTGCCTCCCGAATCCCGCAACGCCCTGCTCTGCATGTGGGCGGCCTCGACCGCGTCGAAGGCGGTCTGGTAAATCTGGTACTGGTCCACGAGCAGCCGCTGCTGCAGGTGGCGCGCCGTGACGGCGGTGATGACCAGCACCGAGACGGAGATAAAGATAACGGCAGTAAGCAACGCCACCCCCGCATCGCTGGAGCGGAGAATCTTTTTGCCATGCATTTTCAGTTCCTCAGGGCCACGTACTGCGACATTTCCGTGGAGAGCACCAGGCCGCGCATGGTGCGCCCACGCGCCCGCACCATCACCTCGAAGCCCGAGTCGCGCGGGGTGACCCAGAAACCGCTGGTCGCACGCGTGGGCTCCCCGCCCCCCGCCGCCGGTGGCACCAGATTGTTCGCAAGCACCCGCACTGTGTCCCCCTGGAGCAGCACCAACTGGGTGTCCGTGATTCCGTCGTCATTTGCGTCATTCGTGTCCACCTGAATTGACATGACCGGCCCCAATTCGATAAGCCCCGCCACATCCACCGCCGTGCCGTTCCCGTTCAAATCGGCGGCGGGGCGGAACGAGATGACCGGGCCCGGAAGATCATCCCAGTTGATCGAGCCCCGCGCCGCCATGCGGAGCAGGGGAATGGCCACGGTCAGGGCGCGGCGCGTCTCCTCGTTGGCCTGCACCTTGGCCCGCTGCACCTGGGCGGTCGTGCCAAAGGCCTCAGAAATACCGAAGAGGATAAGCATCACAGAAGCCAGGATGGCCACTGCGAAGGTCATTTCGAGAAGGGAAAACCCGCTGCGGTTGCCGAAGGGAGAAGGTGCGGTCAACGTCATACTCCTTACCAGGAAAAGGTCCTGAGACAAAAAGCGTCCTTGAATGCCAAAAATTGCCTGCCATGTGTATTGTCCCAGTGAATCCCCAAAAAAGCAAGTGCGGGAATAAAATGGTGCGCAAAGAAATTTGGCGCCAAGATTTGTGGGTGGACAGGGTGGACAGGGTGGACAGGGTGGACAGGGTGGACAGGGTGGACAGGGTGGACAGGGTGGACAGGGTGGACAGG contains:
- a CDS encoding prepilin-type N-terminal cleavage/methylation domain-containing protein produces the protein MTAPSPFGNRSGFSLLEMTFAVAILASVMLILFGISEAFGTTAQVQRAKVQANEETRRALTVAIPLLRMAARGSINWDDLPGPVISFRPAADLNGNGTAVDVAGLIELGPVMSIQVDTNDANDDGITDTQLVLLQGDTVRVLANNLVPPAAGGGEPTRATSGFWVTPRDSGFEVMVRARGRTMRGLVLSTEMSQYVALRN